One genomic segment of Suncus etruscus isolate mSunEtr1 chromosome 15, mSunEtr1.pri.cur, whole genome shotgun sequence includes these proteins:
- the C15H16orf54 gene encoding transmembrane protein C16orf54 homolog, whose translation MPGIPQQTSGHMEESSVAEPAPWPPLPCGPCVPIMLALACLAALFLLTTAVLAERLFRSSLRPGPSARAPSLVWRPGGELWIEPRGTARERSEDWYGSVIPLLNGRAPDPPTPGGTLERRATAPPAPLAPLNPPRPLAPQVPPKAPDGSTFWGAPAWKERPQAPGLVTWAEPEPQPEVSTHFGSPPPRRLRPGSPEPDWGLQPRVTQEQISAFWKREGRSSVGF comes from the coding sequence ATGCCTGGGATTCCACAGCAGACCTCCGGTCACATGGAAGAGTCCTCTGTGGCAGAGCCAGCCCCATGGCCCCCGCTGCCCTGTGGGCCCTGTGTCCCCATCATGCTGGCCCTGGCCTGCCTGGCTGCCCTCTTCCTTCTGACTACAGCCGTGTTGGCCGAACGCCTGTTCCGCAGCTCTCTGCGCCCAGGGCCCAGTGCCAGGGCGCCCTCCCTGGTGTGGCGACCTGGAGGAGAGCTTTGGATCGAACCTAGGGGCACTGCCCGAGAGCGCTCAGAGGACTGGTATGGCTCCGTGATCCCCCTACTTAATGGCAGGGCCCCTGATCCCCCTACCCCCGGTGGCACCTTAGAGCGCCGGGCCACAGCCCCACCCGCGCCCTTAGCTCCCCTCAACCCTCCCAGGCCCTTAGCCCCCCAGGTCCCACCCAAAGCCCCTGATGGTAGCACCTTCTGGGGGGCCCCAGCCTGGAAAGAGAGACCACAAGCCCCTGGCCTGGTGACCTGGGCTGAGCCTGAGCCGCAGCCCGAAGTCAGCACCCACTTCGGGAGTCCACCGCCCCGAAGGCTGCGGCCTGGAAGCCCGGAGCCTGACTGGGGCCTGCAGCCCCGGGTCACCCAGGAGCAGATCTCTGCTTTCTGGAAACGGGAAGGCCGCTCCAGTGTCGGGTTTTGA